One window from the genome of Pseudomonas fluorescens encodes:
- a CDS encoding F0F1 ATP synthase subunit delta: MAELTTLARPYAKAAFEHAQAHQQLANWSAMLGLAAAVSQDGTMQRVLKAPRLTSAEKAATFIDVCGDKFDAKAQNFIHVVAENDRLPLLPEIAALFDLYKAEQEKSVDVEVTSAFALNQEQQDKLAKVLSARLNREVRLQVEEDKSLIGGVVIRAGDLVIDGSIRGKIAKLAEALKS, translated from the coding sequence ATGGCAGAACTGACCACGTTGGCCCGACCTTACGCTAAGGCGGCCTTCGAGCACGCTCAGGCCCACCAGCAACTGGCCAATTGGTCAGCCATGCTCGGCCTGGCAGCAGCGGTGTCGCAAGACGGCACCATGCAGCGCGTGCTCAAGGCCCCGCGACTGACGAGCGCAGAAAAGGCCGCCACGTTCATTGACGTGTGCGGCGACAAGTTCGATGCCAAGGCACAGAATTTCATCCATGTCGTTGCCGAAAACGACCGTCTCCCGCTTCTGCCGGAGATCGCCGCTCTTTTCGACCTGTACAAGGCCGAGCAAGAGAAATCGGTAGACGTGGAAGTCACCAGTGCTTTCGCATTGAACCAAGAACAGCAAGACAAACTCGCCAAGGTTCTCAGTGCACGACTCAACCGGGAAGTGCGCCTGCAAGTCGAGGAAGACAAGTCCCTGATTGGGGGCGTTGTCATCCGCGCCGGCGACCTGGTTATCGATGGCTCGATTCGCGGCAAAATCGCGAAACTTGCCGAAGCATTGAAATCTTGA